AGACTTTGACCGCGCAACCATGACGATGAGGATTGACACGCTGAAAACGGTGAAACTGGGCTGGAAGGGTACACCTGTGGATGAAAGCGGCAGGTTTCAGAATCACGAGTTTCCCGCTGATCAGGATTTCAACAGTTTTTTCCTCTGGCAGGCATGGGGAAATCCTGAAGCTGAAGCAAAGAAAAAAGATACATTCAGGATGAAAACAGTGGATGCCACACAATTCCTTAAAAGCAAGGAAGAGGGTGTGGTGCTGGTCGGGCATGCTTCGTTCCTGATAAGAATTGGTGGTAAAACAATTTTAACCGATCCCGTACTTACTGCTCCCACAGCGTTTCACATCAGATACAGCCCTCTCCCGTTTAAAACGGAAGACCTGAGGGGGATTGATTACATCTTCCTGTCGCATGACCATCGTGACCATATGGATGAGGAGAGCCTGAAGCTGATTTACAAACAAAATCCGGATGTAACCATCCTCACGGGACTTCGTACAACTCCCTTGTTGCTTGAATGGCTTCCGGGAGTAAAGGTGATGGAAGCGGGCTGGTATCAGGAGTATTCACTCGGGCTGAAGGACTTATCGGTAATTTTTCTTCCCTCGAGGCACTGGAGCCAAAGGGGACCATTTGACAGAAACCTCCGTCTTTGGGGTGCATACCTCATAAAATCGGGAGAGACAAAGATTTACTTTGGCGGCGATTCAGGATACGGCAGTCATTTTAAAGAGGTCGGTGAGCTCTTTGGTGAGGTGGATATCGCCATGATAGGAATCGGAGCATACAAACCCAGATGGTTTATGCATCCAAATCACACCTCTCCGCTTCAGGCATTGAGAGGTGCAAGGGAGATGAAAACCAGAAATTTAATCCCGATGCACTACGGAACCTTCGCTATGGGGGATGAACCGATTGGTGATCCTCAGCGGACAATAATCAAAGAATACAACAAAAGGAAGTATAAATTCAGGCTTTTGCTCCCAAATCCGGGCGAAATCATCAAATTTGGAAAAAATTAATCGAAAAAAAGTGAGAAAAATGAAATTTTTTGCTTGCATATTAAATTAATTGCTTACATTGAACCATTGAAATCAATTTTTTAAGCAGAAGCAGTAGTAGTCCCCCGAATTGTTGACATTTATTTTTACAGTTTATTCCTTAAAGTTACTCCACGCCTAAGAAGTATTCCAACCGAATTAGAAGAATTAATCCAATCGAATTAGCATGAATATACCCGATCAAATTACAAAAGAGCTTGGCTTACGCAGAGATCAGGTAAATACCGTTCTGGCACTTCTGGCAGAGGGAGCTACAATTCCCTTTATTGCCCGGTACAGAAAAGAGCGGACAGGCGGTCTCGATGAAGATCAGCTCAGAACCATAGAAGACAGGCTTTCTTACCTCAATATGCTTGAGGAGAGAAAAGCTGTTATTCTGAACAGTATTGAGGAGCAAGGGAAGCTGACGGATGAACTTCGATTTAAGATTGAGGGCTCGCTTAAGCTCCAGGAACTTGAAGATCTTTATCTCCCTTACAAACCAAAGAGAAAAACCCGCGGAACTGTAGCCAAGGCAAAAGGTCTTGAACCGCTGGCGCTTCACCTTCTTTCAAATCCCGATGAAATTCAATCACTTGAAGAGCTCGCAATTCCGTTCATTAACGAAGAGTTGGGTGTTCTTACTGTTGAAGAAGCAATAAAAGGCGCAAGCGATATTATTGCCGAGATGATCAGCGAGGATGCGGAAGTAAGAAAAGTCGTCCGTGAACATGTTTCCAACGAGGCACTTGTTAAATCTGAAAAATCATCGGATGCACCCGAGCAGGATGAGAAAAATCTTAAACTCCGGGCAAAAGGTGAACAGGATGTTTACAGAACCTACTACGATTTCCAAATTGACATTACGAAATTAAAACCTTATCAGGTTATGGCTTTGGACAGAGGCGAAAGGGAGAAATTCCTTAAAGTCCACTTCACAGTGGAGCCTGCTGCAGCCAACTTAAAGATTAAAGAGAGTTTCTTCAAATTCAAAACCTCAAATTTTGAGGAGTTTTTTGATAAAACTGTTGAAGATTCATTCAAAAGATTGATATTCCCTTCGATCGACAGGGAAGTCCGCAACGAACTGGTTTACCAGGCCGGCTTGCACGCAATCGAAGTATTCGCCGAAAACCTCCACAACATACTCCTTCAACCACCACTTGCCGGCAAGATAATAATGGGGCTCGATCCCGGTTTTGCTTCAGGCACCAAGGTGGCGATAATAGATGAAACAGGGAAGTATATCGACGGGGCTACAATATATCCCCATCCACCCCAGAACAGAACGGCTGAAGCTGAAAAGATTATAACCGCTTTGATCAAAAAATTCGAAGTTGATGTAATCGCAATCGGCAACGGTACTGCAAGTCTCGAAACTGAAATATTTGTTTCGGAGCTGATCAACAAAAACTCGCTTGACTGCAAGTATATCGTTGTGAACGAGGCGGGTGCATCGGTTTATTCCGCATCAGAGGTGGCAAAAAGAGAATTTCCGGATCTTGAAGCATCACAGAGAGGCAACATTTCGATAGCAAGAAGATTGCTCGACCCGCTTGCCGAACTCGTGAAAATTGATCCCAAATCGATAGGTGTTGGTTTATATCAGCATGATGTCGATCAAAAACTCCTTGCAAAGAAGCTGGACGATGTTGTCGTCAGTTGCGTTAACTATGTGGGAGTAGATCTCAATACCGCATCCACTTCACTTCTTACCTATGTATCGGGACTTAATAAAAGACTCGCTGAGGGGATAGTGAAACACAGAGAGAGCAAAGGCAAATTCAAAAGAAGAAGCGAACTGCTTGGTGTGCGTGGTGTGGGAGACAAAGTTTATGAACAGTGTGCCGGGTTTCTCAAGATTCCCGATGGTGAAGAACCGCTTGACAATACATCAATCCACCCTGAATCTTACGATGCAGCAAAAAAACTGCTTCAGATGGTTAATATAAAGCCTGAAGAGATTAAAGAGACGGGTGGAGTAATAGATTTTTATTTAAACAAGATTGGCTTGAAGAAAATTTCGCAGGAAATAAATGTCGGTGAGATAACACTTCAAGATATAATCGAAAACATCAAAAAACCGGGGCGTGATCCGAGAGAAGAATTACCCCCACCAATACTAAGGAGCAACATTATGAAAATGGAAGAACTCAGACCAGGAATGAAAGTCAAAGGAACCGTAAGAAACGTAGTTGATTTCGGTGCTTTTGTTGACATCGGCGTAAAGCAGGATGGTCTTCTTCATATTTCGAAAATGAAAAAAGGATTTGTTAAAAATCCAAGTGAAGTTGTCAATGCAGGTGATGTACTTGATGTAACAATCACTGAAGTTGATCTTGACAGGAAAAGAATTTCACTTAGTTTAGTCGACTAATTAAAATTCCCCAAAAGAAATTTTAACACGAAGAAAAGAAGCGAAGAAGATTCAAGTATGATGGTATGAGCTTCATACCGGTGCCCCGGCACAAATCAGTTACTTCTCCTGTCTTTCTAGCTTCTTTCCTTCTTAGCTTCGTGTTTAAGATGGAGTTTACTTTTTGCCCATTAAGTGGGTTTTAATAAACTTCATTGACAATTCTTCAGCTTCCGCAGCCATGGCACTGTTGTGCTCGGGATTGCTCGGATTTGCGAATGCATGAACTGCGTCAAACCATTTAATTTCATATTTGCGTTTGAATGTTCTGTAAACCTTGTCGAATCCGTTGATCACATCCCTGTTGATCCATGTATCTTTCTCAGCAAAGATACCAAGAAGCGGTGCGGTAAGATTTTTTAATTTCTTTGCGTCCATCTCCGGCATACCGTAATACATCACGCAGGCTTTAGCCTGTTTCCCAAAAATTATGGCTGCCTGCATCGACATTGCACCACCGAAGCACCATCCCAGGGTTGCCACTTCAGCGGCACCGCCGACATGTTTCTTTGCGGCTTCAATAATTTTCATCGACCTCTCAGTTTTTATCCCCTTCATTATCATCGCTGCCGTATCGGGGCTGGCTGTAACCTGTCCATCATACAAATCGAGAGCGAGGACATTCAAATTTGGAAAAGCGTTTGCATATTTTTCGGCTTCATTTTTAATGTAGTCGTTTAATCCCCACCATTCGTGGAAAACGATAAGCCATTTATTTGATTTCGAGTTTGCTCTTACGAAGTAGGCCGATGCTTTTGATCTGTCTGCAAGAGTAAGTTCGATCATCGCACCGCGTCCGTTTACAGGAGCTACAGGTTTTGGAGCGAGGTGGGCGGCGACAAAATTTGGATCGTCTGCATTGCTTGCAAACATTGCAACAGCATCACCTGCTGTTTTGGTTGAAGTGGAGGATTTGTCCTGTTTCCCGGAAGGGCTGCAACAGCTTTCCTGAGCATAGGCACCCGAAGTGAGGATGACAAACGTCAGAATGACAAAAAGTTTTCTCATGTTGTTATGTTCCTTGTGATTGATTTAAAATCTTTACCCTGCATAGAGATAAACTTTGCAATTGTTAAAAAAGTTCGAGAAGGGTATATTGAGTAACCATTTTATTAAAAACCCGGAGGATTCGGCGGCGTAACAGTTTTACCATTTTAAAATTTCACAAAGAATGCCGTGAGCTGTCTGAAGTATATATTATTGGTTTTGGTCCTCGTTACAGTGCCGATTTTCACACAAGTCACATTGTCCGGGAAAGTTGTAACCCCCACCGGTGAGCCGCTACATGGCTGTGCCGTGTTTATTCAAAAAACTCCCCTTGGTGTAATCACATCCACAGACGGTAAATTCAGTTTCGATCTTCTCCCCGGCACCTACACTCTTCGTGTAAGACACATCGCATACACCGACACATCCATACAGGTGGAAGTTTCTTCGAAAAAAAATGATTCCATACTCGTTATTCTTTCGCATGCTTCATATCTGGAAGAGGAATTTGTTGTTGTTGGTGAAAGAAAGGGAATGGAAAAAGAAACCCTGGAAGCCGAGACGATAGCAAACATCCCGACTCTGAACGGGGAAGTGCTGCAGACGGTCAGGATACTTCCCGGAGTGAAAATGAACAATGAAATGACTTCGGGTTACAATGTCAGGGGTGGCAGTTTCGATGAAAATTTAATTTACCTGAACGGTTTTGAAATATACAGGCCCTTTCTTTTAAGGCAGGGAATCGAGGAAAACCAGTCACTCGTAAATCAGGATCTGGTGAAAGACCTCTCCTTTTTCGGTGGTGCATTTCCCGCGGTATTTGGCGACAAAATGGCTTCCGCACTTCAGATTAATTACGGAAGGGGTGCGGGACCCTCTTTCAGCGGCATACTCAGGGCGGGCCTACTCTCAGCCGGACTTGCACTTCATCATGTTTCAGAGGGGCTCTCGGCGTCGCTCGCGGGGCGGTGGAGTTATCCCAAGATTTTCTCAAGCAAGCAACACACTTCAGGCGATTACAGACCCGACTTCAAAGACCTTCAACTGATGGTGAACTGGGTTCCCGACAGGAACATATCGACCCGATTTTTCCTCCTGAAGGCTATCAACAATTACGATCTCACACCCTCTAACTGGACAGGGCACTTCCGGCTTGATGGAGTGATTCAGGGCATTGCCGCAGACTATTCGGGTGCCACGAACTATGGCTACAACACTTCACTTGCTGGGGTAAATTCGAGAATCAGACTTGGCAATGATCTCGTTTTTGGTGCTTCTCTTTCCTGGTTCAATATCAAGGAAACAGAAACCAGAAATCTGACTTCAGATATTTACCTGATTCCCGATGCTTACGACCCCGACACGAGAGAATACCTCAAATCAGCAATTGAAAAAGGGGAAAACACACTCGATCTGGCTGTTGTCAGTTTTGCACCTGAGTTTATCTGGACGAAGGGAGTCCACAAAGTTAAAGCCGGGGCAGAACTCAAATTTGCCAATCTCGACAACTCGGTCTATGAAGAGAGAAAAGAACAGGGGGGTATTTCCATCCCTGCAGCACCCGAGATTATCAGATATACAATCGGACAGACCCTGAACAGTTACTCGGTTTATCTGAATGATGAGATGTCTTTGAATGAAAGACTCGATATCAATGCGGGCTTGAGGTTTACCTCCACAGGGTATAACGGTGAGACATTCTGGTCGCCAAGAGTCAGTATCGAGTACAAGTTTACCGAAAAATTCAGCGTGAATTTAAGGGCGGGGGTTTACAATCAGCCACCCTTCTTTTATGAGCTTCGTGATCTTTCACCCGATGAGACACAGACACTTAAGTCGCAAAAGTCGATTCATTACATCGCCGCACTTCACTATGTCTTCAAAAAGGGACTTGAGATGAGGGCAGAGTTCTTTTATAAATCACTTGATGACCTTATTCCGGTGGATTTTGACGGGATGAGAATGTCCTACGGGAAATCAAATTCGCTCGAAGGATTTGCCCGGGGGTTCGATATAATGCTCAGAGGTGAGATTCAGCAGGGGCTGAACAGTTGGTTCGTTTATGGCTACCTTGACAGCGGTGAGAGGCTGAAAGGGAGCAGCGGCGGGTATGAAAGAAGACTTTTGGATCAGACGCACAATCTGCAGATTTTTCTTCAGGACAAGATCAAGAAACACCCGAACTGGCAGTCGCACCTCCGTTTTTCAGTGGCTACCGGGACACTCTACCATCCGAGAAGAGTTGAAGTTGGCACTGACAATAAAAACTACCTCGTGGTTGACTACAACAAAAGGTGGGAGCTCCCCTTCTATATGAGGGCGGATATGGGGCTTTCCGCAAAATTTCAGCTTGGTGAAGAAAAATTTCTTACCGTGGTTGCAGAGGTGCTAAATGTATTTAATAACTACAACATAGCAGGTTATTCCTGGTATCAGGTAATCCCCGGGGTTCGTTCCCCGTTACGCGTACCACAGATTTTCACGGAAAGATTCTTTAATTTAGCACTCGAGTTTTCTTTTTAAATTGAAATCAGATTGCTGACAGAATCAAAAATCATAGAACTTACTTCCCTTTTCCCTGAGGATGCTCCCGAGCTTGCCGAGGTGGCGAACAACCCCAAAGTCGCCCTCTACCTTCGAGATTCCTTCCCGCAACCCTACACAGTCGAGCACGCAAGAGAATTCATTAAACTGATGAATGAGGGGAATATACAATCGGTTTTCGCAGTGAGATATTATGGAGAGATGGCCGGAATTGCAGGTGCACACCTTCTTACCGATGTGCAAAAGAAAACTGCCGAGATCGGGTTCTGGTTTGGTGAGAAATTCTGGAACAGAGGGATTGCAACCGAAGTCTGCCGTCAGATAACAACTTTTGCATTTACTTATTTTGATATTATAAAAGTTCAAGCAGAAGTGGCGTCACCCAATTCAGCTTCAGCCCGTGTCCTCGAGAAAAACGGTTTTAAACTCGAAGGTACCCTCCGTAAATCCTTCCACAAAAACGATCAGGACTGGGATCTGCTCGTCTATGGACTGCTGAAAGAGGAATTGGAGGAGAGGCAGTTGCATCTTATTTGATTTTCAAACCTGAAACTTCAAACCTCAAACCTCAAATTTTTGTTGTTCTCCTAAACCTCCGCCTGCAGCTTTTCAGCACGATCGGCAATTTTTAACTGCTCTATCAAATTAAACAAATCACCGTTGATTACATCACTGAGATTATAAAGAGTAAGCCCGATTCTGTGGTCGGTTACGCGGTTCTGAGGGAAATTGTAGGTGCGGATTTTATCGCTTCTGTCGCCGCTTTTTACCATAAGTTTTCTTTGGGCAGCAATTTCGGAATTTTGTTCGCTGCTCTTGAGGTCATAAAGTCGAGCCATCAAAACCTTCAGGGCTTTTTCACGGTTTTTAAGCTGCGATCTTTCATCCTGGCACTGAACAACAATACCCGTGGGAAGATGTGTCATTCTGATGGCGGTCTCCACTTTGTTCACATTCTGACCACCGGCGCCACCACTTCGGAACACATCAATCTTCACATCGTTCATGTTGATGTCGACCGCAACATCCTCCACTTCGGGAAGTACTGCCACAGAAGCTGCTGATGTGTGGACTCTTCCCTGTGCTTCTGTTTGCGGGACTCGTTGCACACGATGAACGCCGCTTTCCCACTTCAGTTCACCGTAAACACCTGTTCCGGAGATCGAAACTACTGCTTCCTTTACGCCACCAAGTCCACCCGCTTCGCTGAAATCGATGTACTCGGTTTTCCAGCCTTTCAGTTCGGCATAGCGCATATACATTCTGAGGAGGTCACCGGCAAAAAGTCCGGCTTCATCACCACCTGTACCGGCACGGATTTCAAGGATAATACTTTTATCATCATTGGGGTCTTTTGGCAGAAGAAGAACTTTAATTTCTTCCTCCAAAAGTTCTTTCTGTTCCTTTAAGCCCTCGAGTTCCATCTGGGCAATCTCGATGAGCTCCTTGTCAGTTGAATTCTCCAGGATGTCCTTCGATTCAGCAAGGTCGGAAATTACGCGGGAATATTTGTCGAAAGCTTCCATCATTGGAATAAGGTCGCTTCTCTCCTTGCTGAGAGAGATCAGTTTATCGGTGTCAGAAAGGACTTCCTGGTCCGCGAGTTGTTCGTTTATGCGGTCGAATTTATCCTTTATCTTTGCAAGCTTTTCAAAAAAGTTCATGGATTCCTTGTAAAATAGAACTGCAAATATAACGATTTTCGAGGAGAGTGCATTTAGAAGTGGTAAAGTGGAGCCGGGATCGACCCGTTGCGTGGAATTTTAATGAATCAGAAATAAAAATTTTCAGAAGTTGTGAGAACCGTAATAATTTTTTTATACAACTTAGTTAATTTGGACTTTTATTGTAGAAAATTTCTTACATCTTCGTCAGTTTCTTAAACATGAACAGTATGATCTAAATTGATAACCACCGAAACCCTGAGTCAACTTTTTGACCACTCCCTTAGCGCAGTTTGTGTCACGCAGGAACAGAAATTTGTATATGCCAACGAGGCATTTTACAGTCTTACCGGAATTACAGATAAATCAGAGATAGTCGGAAAACCGTTGGAAGCTTTCTCTGTCAATCCCGCTGAAACCCTTCCAATTGTTAAAAACAAGATGAGAGAAAGCGGGGATCTTATACCTTCCTCATACGAAATCACCGGCAAGAGGAGGGATGGTTCTTTGTTTCCGGCAACTGTCTCGGCATCCACAATCTCTTTTGAGGACAGAACAGCTACCCTTGTCATAGTGAAAGATATCACAGCAGAAAAGGCTGCTCAAGCGGTTTTGGATGACCTGTCGCATACCCTGGTTGCGTTGTATGAAAATACCGCAGAATCTCTTGTTCTGATTGATCGCGATTTCAGGATGAAATATTTTAATAAATCGGTAAAAACGATGATCGAAAGCATTTACCGGAGGTGTCCTCAAAAAGGAGAATCGATCCTCGACTATTCTACAATCGATTCCATCGAAGAGTTTAAAAGAAATGTGAACGATGCCTTTAATGGAATCCCGCTAAGCAAGGAAGTGGAAATAAAATATATTAATGGAACAAGCATTTGGTGGAGGGTTGCTTACAGACCGATTATACTGGATTCCGGTGAAATAAGATATGTTGCATTCACAGCAGCCAACATTACGGAAGTGGTTCTGGTAAGAGAAGATCTCAGACTTCAGAATGAAAGGCTGAATTCACTCCATGAATTGATGACTATTCAGGATCTTTCGGAGAGAGAGGTTGTGGAATTTGCAATGGAGGAAGTGGTAAGAATCACAAAAAGTGAAGTGGGGTATATTCATTTCGTGGAGACACAGGTCGAAGGTGATGTCTCACTGAACCTATTTACCTGGTCGAAGTCGGTTGGTGGAAAGTGTCTGATTCCTGAACTGATTAAGTACCCAATGAAAGATGCGGGAGTCTGGGCTGATTGTGTCAGGACAGGGAAGCCCGCCGTCCATAACGATTATCAACACATGGCAGGAAAACGCGGCTATCCGGAAGGACATTTCCCTGTTGAAAGGCATCTTAGCGTTCCCGTTTTTGAAGATGAACTCCCAAAACTCATTGTCGGTGTAGGTAACAAAAAAACAGAATATACAACAGAGGATATAAGAGACCTTCAAATTTATTCCTCTGAATTATGGAAAGTCATCACAAAGAAAAGACTCATAGAGGAACTCAGGAAAGCAAAAGAACACGCGGAAAAAGCGGCCCAATTGAAATCTGACTTCCTTTCACAAATGTCGCATGAAATCAGATCTCCTATGAATGTAATTCTTGGTTCCATCGACATTTTAAGGGATGAAATAGAGAACCCCGAAGGTGTGGATCTTTCTTCGACCTTCACAGCTATTGAAAATTCAGGACAGAGGATAGTAAGGACTTTGAACATGATTCTCAATATGGCTGAATTGCAGTCGGGGAATTTTGTTCCACACATCAGGACGGTAGATCTTAAACCGGTTCTTAAAAAACTTGCCGGGGAATATCTTATGAAATGTAAGTTCAAAGGACTGGATTTTGCCATCAGTCTCGGCGAGGGTGACCACCATGTCCTGGGTGATGAATACAGTCTAACCCAGATATTCGGCAATCTGATGGATAATGCAATCAAATACACAAATACAGGAGCCGTCAAGGTTACTTCGTCGCTTTCCCCGGATGGAAAGCTGATTGTTGAAGTGGCGGATTCAGGAATAGGCATCTCCAATGAATTTCGTGATACAGTATTTTCTCCTTTCAGGCAGGAGGATCAGGGTTACGGACGAAATTTTGAGGGCAACGGACTCGGGCTCGCCCTCGTAAAGAAGTACTGTGATATCAATTCTGCGGAAATAACCTTCGAGAGTGAGAAGAACCAAGGGACAAGATTTATTGTCAAAATGGGTACTTTTGCC
The nucleotide sequence above comes from Ignavibacteria bacterium. Encoded proteins:
- a CDS encoding dienelactone hydrolase family protein, giving the protein MRKLFVILTFVILTSGAYAQESCCSPSGKQDKSSTSTKTAGDAVAMFASNADDPNFVAAHLAPKPVAPVNGRGAMIELTLADRSKASAYFVRANSKSNKWLIVFHEWWGLNDYIKNEAEKYANAFPNLNVLALDLYDGQVTASPDTAAMIMKGIKTERSMKIIEAAKKHVGGAAEVATLGWCFGGAMSMQAAIIFGKQAKACVMYYGMPEMDAKKLKNLTAPLLGIFAEKDTWINRDVINGFDKVYRTFKRKYEIKWFDAVHAFANPSNPEHNSAMAAEAEELSMKFIKTHLMGKK
- the prfA gene encoding peptide chain release factor 1 → MNFFEKLAKIKDKFDRINEQLADQEVLSDTDKLISLSKERSDLIPMMEAFDKYSRVISDLAESKDILENSTDKELIEIAQMELEGLKEQKELLEEEIKVLLLPKDPNDDKSIILEIRAGTGGDEAGLFAGDLLRMYMRYAELKGWKTEYIDFSEAGGLGGVKEAVVSISGTGVYGELKWESGVHRVQRVPQTEAQGRVHTSAASVAVLPEVEDVAVDINMNDVKIDVFRSGGAGGQNVNKVETAIRMTHLPTGIVVQCQDERSQLKNREKALKVLMARLYDLKSSEQNSEIAAQRKLMVKSGDRSDKIRTYNFPQNRVTDHRIGLTLYNLSDVINGDLFNLIEQLKIADRAEKLQAEV
- a CDS encoding TonB-dependent receptor, with protein sequence MSGKVVTPTGEPLHGCAVFIQKTPLGVITSTDGKFSFDLLPGTYTLRVRHIAYTDTSIQVEVSSKKNDSILVILSHASYLEEEFVVVGERKGMEKETLEAETIANIPTLNGEVLQTVRILPGVKMNNEMTSGYNVRGGSFDENLIYLNGFEIYRPFLLRQGIEENQSLVNQDLVKDLSFFGGAFPAVFGDKMASALQINYGRGAGPSFSGILRAGLLSAGLALHHVSEGLSASLAGRWSYPKIFSSKQHTSGDYRPDFKDLQLMVNWVPDRNISTRFFLLKAINNYDLTPSNWTGHFRLDGVIQGIAADYSGATNYGYNTSLAGVNSRIRLGNDLVFGASLSWFNIKETETRNLTSDIYLIPDAYDPDTREYLKSAIEKGENTLDLAVVSFAPEFIWTKGVHKVKAGAELKFANLDNSVYEERKEQGGISIPAAPEIIRYTIGQTLNSYSVYLNDEMSLNERLDINAGLRFTSTGYNGETFWSPRVSIEYKFTEKFSVNLRAGVYNQPPFFYELRDLSPDETQTLKSQKSIHYIAALHYVFKKGLEMRAEFFYKSLDDLIPVDFDGMRMSYGKSNSLEGFARGFDIMLRGEIQQGLNSWFVYGYLDSGERLKGSSGGYERRLLDQTHNLQIFLQDKIKKHPNWQSHLRFSVATGTLYHPRRVEVGTDNKNYLVVDYNKRWELPFYMRADMGLSAKFQLGEEKFLTVVAEVLNVFNNYNIAGYSWYQVIPGVRSPLRVPQIFTERFFNLALEFSF
- a CDS encoding RNA-binding transcriptional accessory protein; protein product: MNIPDQITKELGLRRDQVNTVLALLAEGATIPFIARYRKERTGGLDEDQLRTIEDRLSYLNMLEERKAVILNSIEEQGKLTDELRFKIEGSLKLQELEDLYLPYKPKRKTRGTVAKAKGLEPLALHLLSNPDEIQSLEELAIPFINEELGVLTVEEAIKGASDIIAEMISEDAEVRKVVREHVSNEALVKSEKSSDAPEQDEKNLKLRAKGEQDVYRTYYDFQIDITKLKPYQVMALDRGEREKFLKVHFTVEPAAANLKIKESFFKFKTSNFEEFFDKTVEDSFKRLIFPSIDREVRNELVYQAGLHAIEVFAENLHNILLQPPLAGKIIMGLDPGFASGTKVAIIDETGKYIDGATIYPHPPQNRTAEAEKIITALIKKFEVDVIAIGNGTASLETEIFVSELINKNSLDCKYIVVNEAGASVYSASEVAKREFPDLEASQRGNISIARRLLDPLAELVKIDPKSIGVGLYQHDVDQKLLAKKLDDVVVSCVNYVGVDLNTASTSLLTYVSGLNKRLAEGIVKHRESKGKFKRRSELLGVRGVGDKVYEQCAGFLKIPDGEEPLDNTSIHPESYDAAKKLLQMVNIKPEEIKETGGVIDFYLNKIGLKKISQEINVGEITLQDIIENIKKPGRDPREELPPPILRSNIMKMEELRPGMKVKGTVRNVVDFGAFVDIGVKQDGLLHISKMKKGFVKNPSEVVNAGDVLDVTITEVDLDRKRISLSLVD
- a CDS encoding MBL fold metallo-hydrolase is translated as MKKLHPKFTSSLLLTIVMTIVFSGCVSLKDFDRATMTMRIDTLKTVKLGWKGTPVDESGRFQNHEFPADQDFNSFFLWQAWGNPEAEAKKKDTFRMKTVDATQFLKSKEEGVVLVGHASFLIRIGGKTILTDPVLTAPTAFHIRYSPLPFKTEDLRGIDYIFLSHDHRDHMDEESLKLIYKQNPDVTILTGLRTTPLLLEWLPGVKVMEAGWYQEYSLGLKDLSVIFLPSRHWSQRGPFDRNLRLWGAYLIKSGETKIYFGGDSGYGSHFKEVGELFGEVDIAMIGIGAYKPRWFMHPNHTSPLQALRGAREMKTRNLIPMHYGTFAMGDEPIGDPQRTIIKEYNKRKYKFRLLLPNPGEIIKFGKN
- a CDS encoding GNAT family N-acetyltransferase, which gives rise to MLTESKIIELTSLFPEDAPELAEVANNPKVALYLRDSFPQPYTVEHAREFIKLMNEGNIQSVFAVRYYGEMAGIAGAHLLTDVQKKTAEIGFWFGEKFWNRGIATEVCRQITTFAFTYFDIIKVQAEVASPNSASARVLEKNGFKLEGTLRKSFHKNDQDWDLLVYGLLKEELEERQLHLI
- a CDS encoding PAS domain S-box protein, with the protein product MITTETLSQLFDHSLSAVCVTQEQKFVYANEAFYSLTGITDKSEIVGKPLEAFSVNPAETLPIVKNKMRESGDLIPSSYEITGKRRDGSLFPATVSASTISFEDRTATLVIVKDITAEKAAQAVLDDLSHTLVALYENTAESLVLIDRDFRMKYFNKSVKTMIESIYRRCPQKGESILDYSTIDSIEEFKRNVNDAFNGIPLSKEVEIKYINGTSIWWRVAYRPIILDSGEIRYVAFTAANITEVVLVREDLRLQNERLNSLHELMTIQDLSEREVVEFAMEEVVRITKSEVGYIHFVETQVEGDVSLNLFTWSKSVGGKCLIPELIKYPMKDAGVWADCVRTGKPAVHNDYQHMAGKRGYPEGHFPVERHLSVPVFEDELPKLIVGVGNKKTEYTTEDIRDLQIYSSELWKVITKKRLIEELRKAKEHAEKAAQLKSDFLSQMSHEIRSPMNVILGSIDILRDEIENPEGVDLSSTFTAIENSGQRIVRTLNMILNMAELQSGNFVPHIRTVDLKPVLKKLAGEYLMKCKFKGLDFAISLGEGDHHVLGDEYSLTQIFGNLMDNAIKYTNTGAVKVTSSLSPDGKLIVEVADSGIGISNEFRDTVFSPFRQEDQGYGRNFEGNGLGLALVKKYCDINSAEITFESEKNQGTRFIVKMGTFASV